In Candidatus Acidiferrales bacterium, the following proteins share a genomic window:
- a CDS encoding ferredoxin family protein, which translates to MAYVIAEPCIGTKDSACVDVCPVDCIHPRKDEASFADETQLYIHPDECIDCGACVPVCPVTAIFALEDLPEKWANYAQINTDWYKKQTTGAS; encoded by the coding sequence ATGGCATACGTAATTGCCGAGCCTTGCATCGGAACCAAAGACAGCGCGTGCGTCGATGTCTGCCCGGTGGACTGCATCCACCCGCGCAAGGATGAAGCGTCCTTTGCGGACGAGACGCAACTTTACATCCATCCTGACGAGTGCATCGACTGCGGCGCCTGCGTGCCGGTCTGCCCGGTGACAGCGATTTTTGCTCTGGAGGATTTGCCTGAGAAGTGGGCCAACTACGCCCAGATCAACACCGACTGGTACAAGAAGCAAACGACCGGCGCATCATAG
- a CDS encoding metal-sulfur cluster assembly factor: MPLSEQQVMDALHNCYDPEIPINIVDLGLIYGVQIDGNNVNVKMTLTAQGCPSHGMISDNVKYQLSQIPGVGEANVEIVWDPPWEPSRMSAEAKQKLGIGL, from the coding sequence ATGCCGCTTAGCGAGCAACAGGTGATGGATGCTCTCCACAACTGTTATGACCCGGAGATTCCGATCAACATCGTAGATCTCGGGCTGATTTACGGCGTGCAAATCGACGGCAACAACGTCAACGTGAAGATGACGCTTACGGCGCAGGGCTGCCCGTCGCACGGAATGATCAGCGACAACGTGAAATATCAACTGTCGCAGATCCCGGGTGTTGGCGAGGCCAACGTGGAGATCGTCTGGGACCCCCCGTGGGAGCCCAGCCGGATGAGCGCGGAAGCAAAACAAAAACTGGGAATCGGCCTTTAG
- a CDS encoding Rrf2 family transcriptional regulator — protein sequence MRISAKGEYAAKAVLYLSFKHPEVVTIQDIAQQHSIPVKYLEHILLTLKKAGLLQSRRGVKGGYQLAKPPDQISVGQVLATVDGKFSQAGCSEEVATGEYTCPEIESCGLKAVWRDVQNAVEGILFGTTFDEVKKRTLAGVVRKSDYLMYEI from the coding sequence ATGCGCATCAGTGCCAAGGGCGAATATGCCGCCAAGGCGGTGCTCTATCTCTCTTTCAAGCACCCCGAAGTCGTCACCATCCAGGACATTGCCCAGCAGCACAGCATCCCGGTCAAGTATCTCGAACATATCCTGCTGACGCTCAAGAAGGCCGGCCTATTGCAAAGCCGCCGGGGCGTGAAGGGCGGCTATCAGCTTGCCAAGCCTCCGGATCAAATCTCAGTGGGCCAAGTGCTCGCCACCGTGGACGGCAAGTTTTCGCAGGCGGGTTGCAGTGAAGAGGTGGCGACGGGCGAATACACCTGCCCGGAGATCGAATCCTGCGGGTTGAAGGCTGTCTGGCGCGATGTCCAGAACGCCGTCGAGGGCATCCTCTTCGGCACCACGTTCGACGAAGTCAAAAAGCGCACCCTTGCCGGCGTGGTCCGCAAATCCGACTACTTGATGTACGAAATTTGA
- a CDS encoding DUF309 domain-containing protein has translation MSETAIFRRGVEHFNRREFFLAHEVWEEIWLEAAEPEKTFLQGLIQVAAGFHHYQRGNLLGAQSLTRAGLEKLDKHSQQHPELDVLRLISSVRRWQTQVESASAPEPEFPLLLNRHS, from the coding sequence ATGAGCGAAACGGCAATCTTTCGCCGCGGCGTGGAACACTTCAATCGCCGCGAATTTTTTCTGGCGCACGAGGTTTGGGAAGAGATCTGGCTGGAGGCAGCCGAACCGGAGAAAACCTTTTTGCAAGGCCTGATCCAGGTGGCGGCCGGGTTCCATCATTACCAGCGCGGAAACCTTCTCGGCGCCCAATCGCTTACCCGCGCCGGCCTGGAAAAGCTCGACAAACATTCCCAGCAGCATCCGGAGCTTGACGTTTTGCGGCTCATTTCTTCTGTTCGGCGCTGGCAAACGCAGGTCGAGTCGGCGAGCGCCCCCGAGCCCGAGTTCCCTCTCCTGCTCAACCGTCATTCCTGA
- a CDS encoding sulfite oxidase-like oxidoreductase, producing the protein MNIFANNQERKKLEEERRKEGRLPPGQSLTLKWPVLHYGMVPRFDQERWDFRIFGLVGNMVRLRYDEFLELPHAEVTADFHCVTRWSRFDNRWEGIPFQEVLKLAPPKPEARYVMVHAEQGFSANVPLKDLNRPQVLFAYKHDGELLAPEHGYPLRLVVPHLYSWKSVKWVRGLEFMDRDACGFWEQNGYHMYGDPWREQRYDTD; encoded by the coding sequence ATGAATATCTTCGCGAACAATCAGGAACGCAAGAAGCTGGAGGAAGAAAGGCGGAAAGAGGGCCGGCTGCCACCGGGGCAGAGCTTGACGCTCAAGTGGCCGGTGCTGCACTACGGCATGGTGCCGCGCTTCGACCAGGAACGCTGGGATTTTCGCATTTTTGGTCTGGTCGGGAATATGGTTCGGCTGCGCTACGATGAGTTTCTGGAGCTGCCTCACGCGGAGGTCACCGCCGATTTCCATTGCGTGACCCGTTGGAGCCGGTTTGACAACCGCTGGGAGGGCATCCCCTTCCAGGAAGTGCTGAAGCTGGCGCCACCGAAGCCCGAAGCGCGCTACGTGATGGTGCACGCCGAGCAGGGTTTCAGCGCTAATGTTCCTCTCAAGGATTTGAACCGGCCGCAAGTGCTCTTTGCCTACAAACATGACGGCGAGCTGCTTGCGCCAGAGCATGGATATCCGTTGCGGCTGGTGGTGCCTCATCTCTACTCCTGGAAAAGCGTGAAGTGGGTGCGGGGCCTCGAGTTCATGGACCGGGATGCCTGCGGCTTTTGGGAGCAAAACGGGTATCACATGTACGGCGACCCGTGGCGCGAGCAGCGGTACGATACCGACTGA
- a CDS encoding metalloregulator ArsR/SmtB family transcription factor, producing the protein METTRQRVLELIKRHPQCTVSQLAVSLEISGMAVRRHISSLQGEGMISAGMSRQPRGRPVLRYSLTVKGEAQFPHTYDRLAIQLLDEVSRASRPQQVKRLLEHIGEKNAGEIAPRLAGKTLSGRVSELAKALTEQGYMAEYRVQRGKGLRLIEHNCALSEVSRRCPVICECELEMMRKLLGARVIRTEHRLQGDPRCSYLVTPFRRHRGNHA; encoded by the coding sequence ATGGAAACAACCCGGCAGCGCGTTCTCGAACTGATCAAGCGCCATCCGCAGTGTACCGTCTCCCAACTGGCCGTTTCCCTCGAAATCTCCGGCATGGCGGTCCGGCGCCACATCTCTTCCCTGCAAGGCGAGGGAATGATCTCGGCCGGCATGAGCCGCCAGCCCCGCGGGCGGCCGGTCCTGCGCTATTCGCTCACCGTCAAGGGGGAAGCCCAATTCCCGCATACCTACGATCGCCTGGCGATCCAGCTTCTCGACGAGGTCTCTCGCGCCAGTAGGCCCCAGCAGGTCAAGCGCCTCCTCGAACATATCGGCGAGAAAAACGCCGGCGAGATTGCCCCGCGGCTGGCCGGCAAAACGCTTTCCGGGCGCGTCAGCGAACTCGCCAAGGCCCTGACCGAACAGGGCTATATGGCGGAGTACCGCGTGCAGCGCGGGAAGGGTCTCCGCCTGATTGAGCACAATTGCGCCCTTTCTGAAGTGAGCCGGCGATGCCCGGTGATTTGCGAGTGCGAGCTCGAGATGATGCGTAAACTGCTCGGCGCCCGGGTCATCCGCACCGAACATCGGCTCCAAGGCGATCCGCGTTGTTCCTACCTGGTCACACCCTTTCGGCGCCACCGCGGTAACCACGCTTAG
- a CDS encoding Rne/Rng family ribonuclease produces MSKELIISSSPHETKVAITEDGQAVEIYVEREKEYALVGSIYKGRVTRVLPGMQSAFVDIGLDRDGFLYVSDFVEDIEEYDRIVTTVEDKVTKMAEQGGTVFAPVEPPPAPAVTPPAPVAAAPPPGPPPGGNLAPPPRDRGFDDRGGRHGRQRGRRGGRGRRGQGLPESKFAPPRSSDPTRRYEQPRDRQPLEPTRGYEPIILPGESLAKYRGVQPTPSVPSAPPIEIPKEAAVRPEGIQQAVPVPLPEPPPTLRAGTVPAPRPREPVAPPAPAGAELPAPVSPTELEAMEWGQQTPGRKEALKNVSPEEHQAEVVRGGAGEIEKTEEEASQEAGEESRRGGNYPPEDNIPTDDLEAEALASAVEAREEKKQSAMVAPPEPETIPEEEREMKAIVRGPSSRPRFEQRGRRGGQGRMRGRQGDRVAREPRRLPPINEMLKPGNEIIVQIAKEPLGKKGARITSHVALPGRYLVYMPTVEHIGVSRKIGSEEERARLRRLVLQAKGSLTGGFIVRTAAGGHSDAEIQADIDYLSKLWSDIRQKAERMSSPSLLHRDLDLIERILRDQVTSDFTAVWLDNEEEYARVVEFVNRFQSSLVNRVKLYTRSTPIFEEMGIQQEIDKALRPKVWLKSGGYIVINHTEALVAIDVNTGKFVGRGSTRLEDTIAKTNLEAVKEIVRQIRLRDLGGIIVIDFIDMEERKNRQKVMLALEDALREDKSPSKILAFNDFGLVAITRKRTKQSLERTLCQPCPYCTGSGMVKSIPTICYEVLDEARKMAGEIDGPSLTVRAHPEIAKALKGRESALVEELEAITRKNIIIQTDPMMGWEQFEIY; encoded by the coding sequence ATGTCGAAAGAATTGATCATCTCCTCGTCTCCCCACGAGACGAAAGTGGCCATCACCGAAGACGGCCAGGCAGTTGAAATCTATGTCGAACGCGAAAAGGAATATGCGCTTGTCGGCAGCATCTACAAGGGTCGCGTCACCCGCGTCCTGCCCGGGATGCAGTCGGCCTTTGTGGACATAGGCCTGGACCGCGACGGCTTCCTCTACGTTTCTGACTTTGTCGAAGACATCGAAGAGTACGACCGCATCGTCACCACCGTCGAAGATAAGGTCACCAAGATGGCCGAGCAGGGCGGGACTGTTTTCGCCCCAGTCGAGCCACCCCCGGCCCCGGCGGTAACCCCGCCCGCGCCGGTAGCCGCAGCCCCGCCGCCCGGGCCACCGCCTGGCGGCAACCTCGCTCCGCCACCCCGTGACCGAGGCTTCGACGATCGTGGTGGACGGCACGGACGTCAGCGGGGGCGTCGTGGCGGGCGCGGCCGGCGCGGCCAGGGATTGCCCGAGAGCAAGTTCGCTCCCCCGCGCAGCTCTGATCCGACGCGGCGTTACGAGCAACCCCGCGATCGCCAGCCGTTGGAACCGACCCGGGGCTACGAACCAATCATTCTTCCGGGCGAATCTCTGGCCAAATATCGAGGTGTCCAGCCCACCCCGTCTGTCCCCTCGGCTCCGCCGATCGAAATCCCCAAGGAAGCAGCGGTGCGGCCGGAGGGTATTCAACAAGCTGTTCCTGTGCCCCTTCCCGAACCTCCCCCAACCCTTCGGGCAGGAACCGTACCCGCTCCCCGGCCGCGCGAGCCGGTTGCCCCGCCGGCACCGGCAGGGGCCGAATTGCCCGCACCCGTTTCGCCGACGGAGCTGGAGGCAATGGAATGGGGGCAGCAGACGCCCGGGAGGAAAGAAGCCCTGAAGAATGTGTCGCCCGAGGAGCACCAGGCGGAGGTGGTGCGAGGAGGCGCCGGAGAGATCGAGAAAACGGAGGAAGAGGCATCTCAGGAAGCCGGGGAAGAATCCCGCCGGGGGGGAAACTATCCCCCTGAAGACAACATCCCCACCGATGACCTGGAAGCCGAGGCATTGGCTTCGGCGGTGGAGGCGAGGGAAGAGAAAAAACAGTCGGCCATGGTGGCGCCACCGGAGCCCGAGACCATTCCGGAAGAGGAACGAGAAATGAAGGCCATCGTGCGCGGACCGTCCAGCCGACCGCGCTTCGAGCAGCGAGGTCGTCGCGGCGGCCAGGGCCGTATGCGCGGTCGTCAGGGAGACCGGGTGGCCCGCGAGCCGCGCCGCCTGCCGCCGATCAATGAGATGCTCAAGCCCGGAAACGAAATCATTGTGCAGATTGCCAAAGAACCGCTCGGCAAGAAGGGGGCCCGCATCACCTCCCACGTGGCGCTGCCCGGCCGTTACCTGGTTTACATGCCGACGGTGGAACACATCGGCGTATCGCGCAAGATCGGTTCCGAGGAGGAACGAGCGCGGTTGCGGCGCCTGGTCTTGCAAGCCAAAGGGAGCCTGACGGGCGGCTTCATCGTGCGCACGGCGGCCGGCGGGCACTCGGACGCGGAGATTCAGGCGGACATTGACTATCTATCGAAACTCTGGAGCGATATTCGACAAAAGGCGGAGCGCATGTCCTCGCCCTCGCTGCTCCACCGCGACCTCGATCTGATTGAGCGTATTCTGCGCGACCAGGTCACGTCCGATTTCACTGCCGTCTGGCTCGACAACGAGGAGGAGTACGCGCGGGTGGTGGAGTTTGTGAACCGCTTTCAATCCAGTCTCGTCAACCGGGTCAAGCTCTACACCCGGAGCACGCCCATCTTTGAAGAGATGGGTATCCAACAGGAGATTGACAAGGCGCTCCGGCCCAAGGTTTGGCTGAAGTCCGGCGGCTACATCGTCATCAACCACACCGAAGCTCTGGTGGCGATTGATGTCAACACCGGAAAGTTCGTCGGCAGAGGTTCCACCCGGCTCGAAGATACCATTGCTAAAACCAACCTCGAAGCGGTCAAGGAAATTGTCCGGCAGATTCGCCTGCGGGACCTGGGCGGGATTATCGTCATCGATTTCATTGATATGGAAGAGCGCAAGAACCGGCAAAAGGTGATGCTGGCGCTCGAAGACGCGCTCCGCGAGGACAAGTCTCCCTCCAAGATTCTTGCCTTCAATGATTTCGGCCTGGTCGCCATCACCCGCAAGCGCACCAAGCAGTCGCTGGAGCGAACCCTTTGCCAGCCCTGCCCCTATTGCACCGGCTCCGGGATGGTCAAGTCCATTCCGACGATCTGCTACGAAGTTCTGGATGAGGCAAGGAAGATGGCCGGCGAGATTGACGGTCCCAGCCTGACTGTCCGCGCCCATCCCGAAATCGCCAAGGCGCTCAAGGGTCGCGAGTCCGCTCTGGTGGAAGAGCTCGAAGCCATCACCCGCAAAAACATCATCATCCAGACCGACCCGATGATGGGTTGGGAACAATTTGAGATCTACTGA
- the rodA gene encoding rod shape-determining protein RodA yields the protein MRRYATWRDFDWWLLGFALALAGVGILEIYSATHSGRFAGMATRQLAWVGLGLVLMVILSRVDYHTVLEQAPTLYLLALGGLVLVLAFGHTRLGARRWLPVLGQQFQVSELAKLVIIVVLARYLSEVTTDRLSFSDLAKVGGLVGVPAGLILLQPNLGTAMALVPAAVVGAFLAGVHWKHAAIVAVLAGLLLPAGWHVLKPYQRDRLMTFVHPEESPQGAGYQILQSKIAVGSGGFWGKGLQKGTQNQLGFVPERHNDFIYAALAEEFGFAGVLVTLLLYLGILLRLVHNAQTASDRAGMFVVMGVLGILAFHILVNVAMVIGYMPVTGIPLPLLSYGGAATLFTFMALGMVMAVRMRRFVN from the coding sequence ATGAGACGCTACGCTACATGGCGAGACTTTGATTGGTGGCTGCTGGGGTTTGCCCTGGCCTTGGCGGGCGTTGGGATTCTCGAGATCTATTCGGCCACGCACTCTGGACGGTTCGCAGGCATGGCCACCCGGCAGCTTGCCTGGGTAGGTCTTGGCCTGGTCTTGATGGTGATTCTCTCACGCGTGGACTACCATACCGTGCTCGAACAGGCACCGACCCTGTACCTTTTGGCCCTGGGCGGGCTGGTCCTGGTTCTGGCATTCGGACACACCCGGTTGGGCGCCAGGAGGTGGCTGCCCGTGCTTGGGCAGCAATTCCAGGTGTCGGAGCTTGCCAAATTGGTTATAATTGTGGTGCTGGCCCGTTATTTGAGCGAGGTTACGACCGACAGGCTGTCGTTCAGCGACCTCGCCAAGGTTGGCGGTCTGGTTGGTGTTCCAGCGGGGCTGATCTTGCTCCAGCCGAACCTTGGCACGGCGATGGCGTTGGTGCCGGCCGCGGTGGTGGGGGCATTTTTGGCAGGCGTGCATTGGAAGCACGCGGCGATCGTGGCCGTCCTCGCCGGGCTTTTGCTCCCGGCGGGCTGGCACGTTTTGAAGCCCTATCAGCGCGACCGGCTGATGACCTTTGTGCATCCGGAGGAGAGCCCGCAAGGTGCGGGTTATCAAATCCTCCAGTCGAAGATCGCTGTGGGCTCGGGCGGATTTTGGGGCAAGGGTCTGCAGAAGGGCACACAAAACCAGCTCGGATTCGTGCCGGAGCGCCACAATGATTTCATTTATGCGGCTCTGGCCGAGGAGTTTGGGTTTGCAGGCGTCTTGGTGACCCTGCTTCTTTATTTGGGGATTTTGTTGCGCTTGGTTCACAACGCCCAGACAGCAAGTGATCGAGCGGGGATGTTTGTGGTGATGGGCGTGTTGGGCATTTTGGCTTTTCACATTCTGGTGAACGTGGCCATGGTGATTGGCTATATGCCGGTCACCGGCATTCCGTTGCCCCTGTTGAGCTACGGCGGCGCGGCCACGCTTTTCACCTTTATGGCCCTGGGGATGGTGATGGCGGTGCGCATGCGCCGCTTCGTCAATTGA
- the mrdA gene encoding penicillin-binding protein 2 yields MSLWFEREHRLPQTRLTAIQYGLVLIFILLMTAFWNMQVMHSNYYLALAERNRIRNLPLIAPRGRILDREGRVLVDNYPSFSIWMLRENSAHGASGGKHLREIAEGLAMDPAALKERIEQFADVAKYHPIVIKEEATSADVAFVESHRADLPELELVMVQRRHYPRNSFLAHAIGYVGEVSPEQLKQNDRYRPGDFVGKSGLERQYNDVLMGQDGMRRAVVNSAGKEVGRLQQKEALPGRPLKLTIDYDLQVVAEEAMAKRKGAVVALDPRNGEVLAMVSQPAPDPNLFAVRIKPEDWKALNDDRDHPLLNRAIQAQLAPGSVFKVILAAAAMETKALRPGFSVDCSGAASFYGNIFQCWRPHGVVSFHRAITESCDVFFYNVGKILGIDRIAYYAGKFGLGHSTGIDLPGEEAGLIPSEDWKMRRFKQRWWPGETISVAIGQGAVQVTPIQLARAIGGIASGGLFVRPRLVMDNAAARANLPPALIERFPLQESTVEAVTLGMWGVVNEYGTAAASRLQGIEFCGKTGTAQLISEPGRKKAQGRTRRNLAHNAWFVGFAPRHNPEIVVAVLIEHGEHGSLAATVARDLVRAHYDKKARQLGPDYRVELRRIQELEPRLAGVSQAAE; encoded by the coding sequence ATGTCGCTTTGGTTCGAGCGCGAGCACCGTCTTCCGCAAACGCGTCTCACGGCGATTCAATACGGCCTCGTTCTCATCTTCATCCTCCTCATGACCGCGTTCTGGAACATGCAGGTCATGCACTCGAACTACTATCTCGCCCTTGCCGAACGCAACCGCATTCGCAATTTGCCTCTCATTGCCCCGCGGGGGCGCATCTTGGACCGCGAGGGGCGCGTCCTGGTGGATAACTACCCCTCGTTCAGCATCTGGATGCTGCGTGAAAACTCGGCCCATGGCGCGTCTGGCGGCAAGCACCTCCGGGAAATCGCTGAGGGACTTGCCATGGATCCGGCTGCGCTGAAAGAGCGAATCGAGCAATTTGCCGACGTGGCGAAGTACCACCCGATCGTCATCAAAGAAGAAGCCACCTCCGCTGACGTGGCCTTTGTCGAATCCCATCGCGCCGACCTGCCCGAACTCGAACTGGTGATGGTTCAGCGGCGGCATTATCCACGCAATAGTTTTCTCGCTCACGCCATCGGCTATGTGGGAGAAGTTTCTCCCGAACAATTGAAGCAAAACGATCGCTACCGTCCGGGCGATTTTGTCGGCAAGTCGGGGCTGGAGCGGCAATATAACGACGTGTTGATGGGTCAGGACGGGATGCGGCGCGCGGTGGTAAACAGCGCCGGCAAGGAAGTCGGCCGCCTGCAGCAAAAAGAGGCACTCCCCGGACGCCCCCTCAAGTTGACCATTGATTATGATTTGCAGGTCGTGGCCGAGGAGGCAATGGCCAAGCGCAAGGGCGCCGTCGTCGCGCTCGACCCGCGCAACGGCGAGGTGCTGGCGATGGTCAGCCAGCCAGCGCCCGACCCCAACCTTTTCGCCGTGCGCATCAAGCCCGAGGATTGGAAAGCGCTGAATGATGACCGGGATCATCCGTTGCTGAATCGCGCCATCCAAGCGCAACTGGCTCCGGGTTCGGTCTTCAAAGTCATCCTGGCCGCGGCCGCGATGGAAACCAAGGCGTTGCGGCCGGGCTTCAGCGTTGATTGCTCGGGCGCAGCCAGTTTCTACGGCAATATTTTTCAGTGCTGGCGGCCGCATGGCGTGGTCAGCTTCCACCGCGCGATCACCGAATCCTGCGACGTTTTCTTCTACAACGTTGGAAAGATCCTTGGCATTGATCGCATCGCCTACTACGCCGGCAAATTCGGGCTCGGCCACTCGACCGGCATTGATCTTCCCGGCGAAGAAGCAGGCCTGATTCCCTCCGAGGATTGGAAGATGCGCCGCTTCAAGCAGCGCTGGTGGCCGGGGGAGACGATCTCGGTTGCCATCGGGCAAGGGGCGGTGCAGGTTACTCCGATCCAGTTGGCCCGCGCCATTGGCGGCATCGCTTCCGGGGGTCTCTTTGTTCGACCCCGCCTGGTGATGGATAATGCCGCCGCCCGCGCCAACCTCCCGCCCGCGCTGATCGAACGGTTCCCGCTCCAGGAAAGCACTGTGGAAGCGGTTACCCTGGGAATGTGGGGCGTGGTGAACGAATACGGCACGGCTGCCGCCTCCCGCCTCCAGGGCATTGAATTCTGCGGTAAGACCGGCACGGCCCAGCTCATCAGCGAACCCGGCCGCAAAAAAGCGCAAGGCAGGACCCGTCGGAACCTTGCCCACAATGCCTGGTTCGTCGGCTTTGCGCCGCGACACAACCCGGAAATCGTCGTCGCCGTCTTGATTGAACACGGCGAGCATGGTTCGCTGGCCGCCACCGTCGCCCGCGATCTGGTTCGTGCCCACTATGACAAGAAAGCCCGCCAACTCGGACCCGACTACCGGGTCGAGCTTCGTCGCATCCAGGAACTTGAGCCCCGCCTGGCCGGGGTCAGCCAGGCGGCGGAGTGA
- the mreD gene encoding rod shape-determining protein MreD yields the protein MGSTRQETFEVSHFKVWMVASTVFISLFLQAFLPRYFPYLAVLDLPLLALLYFGLARRNPANGLLMGTFIGLMQDGLSHQPIGMYGIVKTVVGFLASSLSGRIDTEHPIVRCLMGALLYLLHQMVYAGLHRWLVERPAGLSLSRVLVGTLVNAFLAVLVFPVLDRFKKPA from the coding sequence ATGGGTAGCACGAGGCAGGAAACCTTCGAAGTCTCCCACTTCAAGGTTTGGATGGTTGCCAGCACCGTTTTTATCTCTCTCTTTTTACAGGCGTTTCTTCCCCGCTACTTCCCCTATTTAGCCGTCCTCGATTTACCCCTGTTAGCGCTCCTCTATTTTGGGCTCGCCCGGCGCAACCCGGCCAACGGATTGTTGATGGGCACGTTTATCGGGCTCATGCAAGATGGGCTCAGCCACCAACCCATCGGGATGTATGGCATCGTCAAGACGGTGGTCGGGTTTCTGGCCTCCTCGCTGAGTGGCCGGATTGACACCGAGCACCCCATCGTTCGCTGCCTGATGGGGGCCTTGCTCTACCTCCTGCACCAGATGGTCTATGCCGGACTCCACCGCTGGCTGGTGGAGCGGCCGGCCGGGCTGTCCTTGTCACGGGTGCTCGTGGGTACTCTTGTCAACGCTTTCTTGGCTGTGTTAGTCTTCCCCGTACTAGACAGGTTTAAGAAGCCCGCATAA
- the mreC gene encoding rod shape-determining protein MreC → MQSLAQRHRNFLLLAAVLFAQLLMVAFQIKRSGDVRLIRLWAVTLITPFERLAHGGVSGIRSVWRNYVDLHDASRENERLKSELGELKLKLQRAEVRAAEADHLAGLLNFRTEHPEWPMVAARVIGSSAVDVTRTIFLNRGQKDGIQKNFAVFTPDGVVGKVLEVFPGTAQILLITDKESGVGSLLAASRTVGVVKGTGGPICRMDYVLNDQDVAMGEVIFTSGQDRIFPKGLPVGRVTATRSGFPFKTIELQPIAGLDRLEEVFVLLERPEGSEPEARIPAKGLSLPAGRSDQEPGAGKPRQNELAGKPKPPAR, encoded by the coding sequence ATGCAAAGCTTGGCTCAACGTCACCGGAACTTCCTCCTCCTTGCCGCCGTCCTGTTCGCGCAGCTACTCATGGTGGCGTTTCAGATCAAGCGCTCGGGCGACGTCCGCTTGATCCGCCTCTGGGCGGTGACGCTCATCACCCCCTTCGAGCGGCTGGCCCACGGCGGGGTCAGCGGCATTCGATCCGTCTGGCGCAATTATGTGGATTTGCATGACGCCAGCCGCGAGAACGAACGATTGAAAAGCGAGTTGGGCGAGCTAAAACTGAAATTGCAGCGAGCCGAGGTTCGCGCTGCCGAAGCCGACCATCTTGCCGGTCTCCTCAACTTTCGGACGGAACATCCCGAGTGGCCGATGGTTGCCGCCCGCGTGATTGGCTCAAGCGCGGTTGACGTCACGCGAACCATTTTCCTCAACCGCGGCCAGAAGGATGGCATTCAGAAAAATTTTGCCGTGTTCACCCCCGATGGCGTGGTGGGAAAGGTTCTGGAAGTTTTCCCGGGTACTGCCCAGATCTTGTTGATCACGGACAAGGAGAGCGGCGTGGGGTCGCTTCTGGCTGCGTCGCGAACCGTGGGTGTCGTAAAAGGTACGGGGGGCCCGATCTGCCGGATGGACTACGTCCTCAACGATCAAGATGTGGCCATGGGGGAGGTAATTTTCACCTCCGGCCAGGACCGCATCTTCCCGAAAGGGCTACCGGTCGGGCGGGTGACCGCTACCCGTTCCGGCTTCCCCTTTAAGACCATTGAGTTACAACCCATCGCCGGCCTTGATCGCCTGGAAGAAGTTTTCGTCCTGCTCGAGCGGCCCGAAGGCAGCGAACCGGAAGCTCGGATCCCCGCCAAAGGCCTTTCGCTTCCCGCCGGTCGGTCCGACCAAGAGCCAGGGGCAGGCAAGCCTCGCCAGAATGAGCTGGCGGGCAAGCCAAAGCCCCCGGCCAGGTGA